Proteins encoded in a region of the Thunnus maccoyii chromosome 4, fThuMac1.1, whole genome shotgun sequence genome:
- the angptl7 gene encoding angiopoietin-related protein 7 produces MAKVNLSVVALGITLLLLAETWAQNPKKRLAPPKPPKGQCCDEVRSLKVQVANLTSLLEELSRKQETDLMSVVRQIMELDTQNRQHEARVTEAESKYSEINNRVEIMQLQTLQSATQTTSDAIYDCASLYSKNYKISGEYKLPKDEFLGTPELNVFCDMETNGGGWTVIQRRKVGLTSFNRDWKQYKNGFGSIRGDFWIGNDHIFRLTRQPSTLRIEMEDWEGETRYAEYGFFTVGNELNSYKLFLANYSGNAGDSLRYHNNTNFSTNNKDNDKCVDDCASLRKGGYWYNCCTDSNLNGVFYRYGKHTKNSDGITWYGWHGSNYSLKKVEMKVRPVGFAP; encoded by the exons ATGGCAAAAGTAAATTTGAGCGTAGTGGCTTTGGGGATCACACTGCTCCTGTTAGCAGAGACGTGGGCCCAGAATCCCAAGAAGAGACTGGCACCTCCAAAGCCTCCCAAGGGTCAGTGCTGCGATGAGGTGCGCTCTCTCAAGGTACAGGTGGCAAATCTGACCAGTCTCCTCGAGGAGCTGAGTCGCAAGCAGGAGACAGACTTGATGAGCGTTGTGAGGCAAATCATGGAGCTGGACACGCAGAACCGTCAGCATGAAGCCCGGGTCACGGAGGCAGAGAGCAAGTACTCAGAGATTAACAACCGTGTGGAGATCATGCAGCTTCAAACCCTGCAATCTGCTACTCAGACTACATCAG atgCCATATATGACTGTGCATCACTCTACAGCAAGAACTACAAGATCTCTGGAGAGTACAAACTGCCAAAAGATGAGTTCCTGGGCACACCCGAGCTGAAT GTGTTCTGTGACATGGAGACAAACGGAGGTGGCTGGACTGTGATCCAAAGGCGCAAGGTCGGCCTTACATCATTCAACCGAGACTGGAAGCAGTACAAAAATGGATTTGGATCCATTCGTGGAGACTTCTGGATAGGCAATGACCACATCTTCCGTCTAACAAGGCAGCCCAGTACGCTCAGGATTGAGATGGAG GACTGGGAAGGAGAGACACGCTATGCTGAGTATGGCTTTTTCACTGTGGGTAATGAGCTCAACAGCTACAAGCTCTTCCTTGCAAACTACAGTGGGAATGCTGGAGACTCCCTGCGCTACCACAACAACACCAACTTCAGCACCAACAACAAGGACAATGACAAATGTGTGGATGACTGTGCTTCTTTGCGCAAAG GTGGTTACTGGTACAACTGCTGCACTGACTCAAATTTGAATGGCGTTTTTTACCGCTACGGTAAGCACACGAAGAACTCAGATGGGATCACTTGGTATGGCTGGCATGGGTCCAACTACTCCCTCAAGAAAGTGGAGATGAAGGTGCGGCCAGTGGGTTTTGCACCATAA